CACTCTCCGAGGCGCACATGCTACCAATATAAGCAGGCCAGAAATGCATTGAAACAAACAATTAGGCATCTGAGTTCAGCTGAATTGCATTTACCATTTTGAAGAATGCTCTATGCCAAGGCCATTGCAGGTAAGTATCATTCCCTTAAATCTTGAAAGGTACTCCTAAAATACAGGAAAATATAGCAAACTTAAACAGAAAGCAAATAGAATAAGAATCAGAAATCTAGTGAAGAAAAGCTCTTACACGTGCAGTATATTGATTGACCTCGTAACAGCCAGAAAAGTCGTACTCAAGCCGTGTAATTGGATCACTTAAAACTGGAAAGACAATATAGTGCATTAGGTAAAAGAAGTTTTAAGAATTGTGTGTTTGTGAAGTGTGACCTTGCCACCATTCTTATCGGTACAAAATAGAGAGGGACAAAAGGTATCATCGGTGCCTAAAATAACAGATTTGAACAGTACTTTTGTAAGCCTCGTTGATCTCCTGAAATTTAGCTGTGACATCATCCTCGCCCTTATGCTTGTCGGGGTGCCACTTCTGGAGATGAGACACCACTTACAGTGAGTTGATCTATAATTTTGTTTGGGTAGACAATACATAGTAGTAGTTCGCAGAAGAGAAGCAGGGCATAAGATTACCAACGCTAATCTTCTATAATTCAGTTTGATGTTGTCGTCAGATGCATCGTAATCGACCTCCAGAACTTTGTAATAGTCCTGTCATCACAGATGAGCTCTATGAAATGATATAAACGATAAGATGAACTAAATGGACAGGTGAGTATAACTATGCAAGAAAGTATACTGCGACCATTTTCCTATACATGAATGGCATGATAGTCCATAGGACCACATCACACTTGAGTCGTACTCCCTCCTTAGTGTCAAAAACgctattatattatgggacggaggaagtagatgATAATGCATATTCAGGGTATGCATAAGAAGTCTACAGCATAGCAACAAACATCGGCAAGGAGTGCTCATGTCACAGTCAACGATCGATCCAAAAGTTTGAATATTTGGAAACAAAATCTCATAGTAGGTGGCAATTACAAACGATAAACATATTCAGCCGAAGCAGCAGAGTTTTCCAGAAACCTAGTTTCTGCAACTGAATGCAAAATTCTTCAAGCGCCCAAGCAAGCAAATCGATTAGGCGCACAGAGACCACGAATGCATCGATCAGCTTTCAACACAAATCGGACTAATTTAGGTAGGCAAGGTGAACCTAAACAGGGGTGTTGCCTTACGCATACCAAACATGGATGAGCAACATACGATTGTTGGAATTTCACCAACCGCTCACCACAGATCAGTATGCCTAAATTTAACTACCATACATAGTCTACAGCATAGCAACAAGGATCCACAAGGTGTTCATATCACAGTCAACGATTGACCCAAAAGTTTGAGTGTTTGGATACAAATTCCCATAGTAGGTGGCACTTGCAAACGATAATATATTCAGCCGAAGCAGCAGAGTTTTCTTGAAACCTGCTTTCTGTAAGTAGATCAAAACTTCTTCAACCACTCAAACAAGCAAATCGATCAGGCAATAGATGCATCGACCAGCTTGGGCTAATTTACGTAAACAATGTGAAGATAAACAGTGGTGTTGCCTTACACATACCACACATGGATGAGCAACAGATGACAGTTGGAATTTGACCAATCGCCCCCTACAGATCAGTACGCCTAAATTTAACTACCAACCACCAAagaaatagtctgctcccccccgcGAGGCCAAAACAAACCAGTATACTCATTCCAGTAATCATAAACCAACTGGAGCTACAGATCCATGAACCCCTatgatactctctctctctctctctctctctctctctctctctctctgttgaaGACGGCAAGAACAACGACCGGAGATTATCCTACGGAATGGTTTCTGCTCACCTTGTGGAGAGGCTCCTCGATTGCTCCGTCCATGCAGCGTAACAATTCATCACCCCCGGCCTCTCTGTGCCCCGCCCGTCGGTCCTCGTCCCGCTGCGCGCGTTGGGGGGTCCGGATTCGGCCTGCCCAAGGGAGGGGAGGATCGCGAGGCCGGGGGTGGGTGTGGGTGGGATCGACGGGTGTTCTtcttctcccctctcctctcctcttttttattCTCCGCTGTTTATTTTTAAGAAATCCGTGGTGGATAAAGAGGGGCAGGTGGTGACGTGGATCTCGGTGTCCTTTCGTGTCACGGAGCGTCCCCGATTGCGTTTTTTTTTGAGGGATGATTGACTTTGTCGCCGATGCAGGCCTGGGCTTTTGCCTCGTGTGTGTGGCTCGCCGCTGCAGACTTGGGCTTTTGTATGCCATCAAATGTATTCCTGGGAAAATTCACTTTCTTTCCTGATAATTTAATTTTAGAAATCCTGATAATCAAATATTATCCTTTAGATTACAGCAATTCTTCCCCTGTtgtcaaaaaaggaaaaaaaacagtaGTTTTCCCTCTTGTGACATTTGAGGCCAGCAACGAGGCATGATAAAAGGGAGCCGGATCCTCTAACTTAGAGAAGGGAAGTCACAGTGCTACAGTGcacctctagtgtaaaatgaagAAGGAATATTACAGACTATTAGCAGGTTATTTACTTTTGGTAATTACTGTAGATATAAAAAATCCAAAATTAATTTTATATCACCATCAACTTGTATGTATATAATTACTATAAATGTGCATACTAGATCTGTAATTTAAAAATTAATTTAAGTTATTTTAGCCTTAAGTGTATGGATTAACAGAAGGAAAGTTAGGGTACTGTAGCTTCTCTAACATCCCTTGTGTATGTTAGAGGATCCAGGTCCTGATAAAAGTACCGAACGACACAACACTTACAAAATAGAATGTGGCTGGAACTTACAGGATGAGGTTTACACTTAACTCTGCAAAGTCACAGCCTTACAGGGTATATCTAAAAGGGGGGGCATTCTATTCCCAGCCAATAGGTCAGTCTTGAAAGACAATTTTGAggagtatgtatatatatatatatatatatatatatatcctaagAAAGGTGCAAGCCTATACCAACAAGTAAAAAAGTTTCTGGCAAAACAGGCGTGTAGGGTGTGTCAACTCAAGTATTCAACTGCAGCTCAGCATGTTCAAGAACTTCGGAGTTGGAAACGATGGTGTCCCAAATATCATTTACCGGTGAATCGTCACATCAAACGACCAGCATATTGTGCTCTAGGGTATTTTTGTTGCAGCTGGGGCCACTGCACGAAGAACTGATCGGCCATCCGTAGCTTGTACAACAGTAAACCACTTAACGAAAGCTTCTTCACTCTTGCGATACTTTCAATGTAGAAAATGGAGGACCATCCCAGACCAAGCACCTGCAAGAATATAGCAATTAAGTACTCGATAGAAAATTTTAAGCATTGCATTGACTTGGTATTCAGGACAAAAAACAGTGTTATCATTGGGTTTCTGGCAAACACGGATTTATAACAATATTGGCATCCTACTGTCCTAGTTTTCGTTCTATGATGAACAAAAAGGTACTACAAATGTTGTGGTGCTTCGAACATAAATCTTGTACTGAGCTATATAGAACATAGGATGTAAAGTTACCTTCAGAAGAAAAGCTGACGCACATAGAGGGATGCATGTCCCGGGACCATTGCAAAATATCTACAAGGGTGTTGCAAGCAATTAGTATAATTGCACTTGTATAGCATAATGGGTGCTAATAAGTTTGAAGAGTGCACACCACTTGTGGTCTGATTCTTATTATTAGCCACATAGCATGCAAAATAGCACACAGTGTTGTTGCAATAGAGGTAATGTAGGATTGGCCCACTTCACGGCTACGATATATCTGCATGAACTCGGCGTTCTCGATGATCGTTTCTCTATCACCCTAAAAAGGTATAATTGGTGTCAGACGCAAAACTGGAATTACTTGCAAAGAATATCATAATTTTATATAAGCAGGGTAACTGACCTCCATATGAATCAATGACTTCTCATAGACCTGTGCCTTTGGAAGGCTCATGTTATCAGTAAGTGCAGCCACATAGTACCTTGGCGTAAACCGTTCCTTCTGAAGCTCAGTTACAATATTCATCATCTCTGCAGTATGCCCTCCTGCAGAACGAACATGAAAATTAATAGGTGAATGTAATGATACATTCTGTTGTGGGTAGTTTATGATTACATAAAGACAACCTAATAGTTTCTTGGTGAATACGTAACTGATACTTCTAGTTGTGCTTATGTAAGTATACTGTGATCAAATGTATTGACAGGAAGATAACAACATTTGGACACATAATTGGGCTCTCAGAACAAATATACACCTGCTTAGTCCTAAATGATTATTTGTACAAATAAATATCATATTTGCACTAGAACCAGACATAGACCGGTGCAAACTATGCAGAGACAAAAACTTGGAATGAAATGTATCCCATGGTGAGGGTGGTAGTTATACCAGCACATTGGCAACAAGACAACAACAGCATCATTTGCAAGTGAAGTGGGAGGAGGTAGAATCTTTAGCTTGCAAACCTCAGTACAATATCGAGTCCAGAtacaagaaaaaggaaaaggaaatctACAACATGTGGAGAACATAAGCTGGTGCTTTATAAAGCTACAAGTGATTTCTTAACTCTGACAAGAATCAGTTGCAGCAGATTGGATGGTGTGTTTCATCAAACTTGCATAAGGAGTACACTTCCAGATGTCTAAATAAATAAGTACAATATATACAAGCTAATTGGCAAATAACCCAGGTGTCTCGTTTTAAAAAGATGGTTTGGTCTGTGTATGAATGACCCGTATGGCATGGGGAGTAGACTGAATTTTATCCTTGGTCAAAGATTGCAATGTGTTATCCCTAAAATTTACAAATTGGTAGCACCCGCAACACAACTGCACAAATGTTAGGAGAGTAATTGTCGATCATGGTAACAATTCCCGTTGGAACTTACTACCCTGTCATCTCGGTGCAAGTGCAACTCAAGGCATCGCTTTGGACATTGTTCTCTGTAGTAAAATTGACAATTTCAGTTTGAAGGCCAGGATGTACTCACCAGACCCGAGGACGATGAGACACCGCAGCCCGGGGACACGAGACCTCGACGGCGGTAGGCCGCTGCGGCAAAGCACGTACGCGACGCGGACGGCCAGAACGGATACGAGTACTGGAATAGCACAACACGCTGCCGCGAAGGCGTCGAACCCCATCTCCATAAGCGGTGGAGATGGGGTATGAGATCTGCGTGTGCGTGCTGCCGATCAACAGCGGCGCAGAGCTGGTGGCGGTGAGGGCGCTAGATCCCCAGTCTCACCGGCAACCGCGCGCGGCGTCGGAGCAGGGGAGGGGACTGATGGGGATGCTCGCCGGCCGGCTCCCGATGGCGGCGTCGGCCGAGGGAGCACGAGTCTTTTTTTTTTTTAGTGGTGCCGAGGGAGCACGAGTCGGCCGCGAGGGAGAGGCGTCGTATTTGGGCCAGCCCAGTTAGGCTAGTTCCAAACTTCCAATGCATTggtgaggtgctaagcacattaaaaaatTTAGCAACTAAAGCCCTCAATACATAGGTGTTTAATTTATTGGTGCTAAGCATCCTTCATTTAATAATTTTGCAACTagagttcttcatgcattggtgaGATCCTTCCAATTTAAGTGTTTTGCCTAGGTTCTCATgcttggcattgtttcttccttggtcaccacactcatctctcgCCTCttaatttgttggggaacgttgcagaaaataaaaaaattctacgcttcaccaagatcaatctatggagttcatctagcaacgagagagaggagtgcatctacatacccttgtagatcgcgagcggaagcgttcaagagaacggggttgagggagtcgtactcgtcgtgattctaatcaccgatgatcctagtgctgaacggacagcacctccgcattcaacacacgtacggctggggaaaacgtctcctccttcttgatccagcaagggagaaggagaggttgatggagatccagcagcacgacagcgtggtggtggaagcagcagcgatctcgacagggcttcgccaagttcagcgagagggagaggtggtacggggggagagggaggcgccagggactagggtgcggctgccctccctcccccctctttatatagggggcctaggggggtgcgccgtccctggagatccaatctccaagggggggcggcggcctagggggggacttgccccccaagtcaagtggggcgcccccccacccctagggtttccaaccctaggcgcaggggaaggggggcgcaccagcccaccaggggctggttcccttcctctttcagcccacgtggccctccgggataggtagccccacccggtggacccccgggacccttccagtggtcctggtacaataccggtgacccccgaaactttcccggtggccgaaactggacttcctatatagaattctttacctccggaccatttcggaactcctcgtgacgtccgggatctcattcgggactccgaacaactttcgggtttccgcatactaatatctctacaaccctagcgtcaccgaaccttaagtgtgtagaccctacgggttcgggagacatgcagacatgaccgagacgactctccgatcaataaccaacagcgagatctggatacccatgttgactcccacatgttccacgatgatctcatcggatgaaccacgatgtcgaggattcgagtaaccccgtatacaattccctttgtcaatcggtacgttacttgcccgagattcgatcgtcggtatcccaataccttgttcaatctcgttaccagcaagtcactttactcgtactgtaatgcatgatcccgtgaccaaacactttgtcacattgagctcattatgatgatgcattaccgagtgggcccagagatacctctccgtcatacggagtgacaaatcccagtctcgatccgtgtcaacccaacagatactttcagggatacctgtagtatacctttatagtcacccagttacgttgtgacgtttggcacacccaaagcactcctacggtatccgggagttacacgatctcatggtctaaggaaaagatacttgacattggaaaagctctagcaaacgaactacacaatgttgtgctatgcttaggattgggtcttgtccatcacatcattctcctaatgatgtgatcccgttatcaatggcatccaatgtccatagtcaggaaaccatgactatctgttgatcaacgagctagtcaactagaggtttactagggacatgttgtggtctatttattcacacatgtattacgattttcggataacacaattatagcatgaataacagacaattatcatgaacaaggaaatataataatgatcattttattattgcctctagggcatatttccaacagtctcccacttgcactagagtcaataatctagttacattgtgatgaatcgaacacccatagagttctggtgttgatcatgttttgctcgcggaagaggtttagtcaacggatctgcgacattcagatccgtatgtactttgcaaatatctatgtctccatcttgaacattttcacgaatggagttgaagcgacgcttgatgtgcctggtcttcttgtgaaacctgagctccttggcaagggcaatagctccggtgttgtcacagaagagggtgattggccccg
Above is a window of Triticum aestivum cultivar Chinese Spring chromosome 6B, IWGSC CS RefSeq v2.1, whole genome shotgun sequence DNA encoding:
- the LOC123137833 gene encoding chaperone protein DnaJ, which codes for MDGAIEEPLHKDYYKVLEVDYDASDDNIKLNYRRLALKWHPDKHKGEDDVTAKFQEINEAYKILSDPITRLEYDFSGCYEVNQYTAREYLSRFKGMILTCNGLGIEHSSKWARHLREWEPH
- the LOC123137834 gene encoding UDP-N-acetylglucosamine transferase subunit ALG14 homolog; protein product: MEMGFDAFAAACCAIPVLVSVLAVRVAYVLCRSGLPPSRSRVPGLRCLIVLGSGGHTAEMMNIVTELQKERFTPRYYVAALTDNMSLPKAQVYEKSLIHMEGDRETIIENAEFMQIYRSREVGQSYITSIATTLCAILHAMWLIIRIRPQVIFCNGPGTCIPLCASAFLLKVLGLGWSSIFYIESIARVKKLSLSGLLLYKLRMADQFFVQWPQLQQKYPRAQYAGRLM